In Thermus aquaticus, the sequence GGTCTTCCTCAAGGGGGGGCGGCTTTTGGCCCAGGGGTCCCCTTCAGAGCTCCTGCGCCCCGAGCTTTTGCAGGAGGTTTACGAGGTGTCCTTTGAGGTCATCCGGCACCAGGGACGCCTTCTCGCCTTTCCCGTGGGGGCGGACTGACCCTCGGCTTGGCCCTTTGGCACCCCCACTGGGGCTTGCCCAGTAAATCGCCTTGTACCCAGGGGGCGGCGGCAGAAGGGAGAGAAGGACCCTAAGGCCGCAGGCGATGAGCTCCAAAAACGCCCGCACCATGGCCGTCCAAGGCTTCCCCAAAGGTAGGCCCCCCCAGCCAGGTCTTCATCCCCCCAAACAACCCCTCCACCACCCCGCGAAACCGGTACACCTCGGAGTCCCACCCCNNNNNNNNNNNNNNNNNNNNNNNNNNNNNNNNNNNNNNNNNNNNNNNNNNNNNNNNNNNNNNNNNNNNNNNNNNNNNNNNNNNNNNNNNNNNNNNNNNNNNNNNNNNNNNNNNNNNNNNNNNNNNNNNNNNNNNNNNNNNNNNNNNNNNNNNNNNNNNNNNNNNNNNNNNNNNNNNNNNNNNNNNNNNNNNNNNNNNNNNNNNNNNNNNNNNNNNNNNNNNNNNNNNNNNNNNNNNNNNNNNNNNNNNNNNNNNNNNNNNNNNNNNNNNNNNNNNNNNNNNNNNNNNNNNNNNNNNNNNNNNNNNNNNNNNNNNNNNNNNNNNNNNNNNNNNNNNNNNNNNNNNNNNNNNNNNNNNNNNNNNNNNNNNNNNNNNNNNNNNNNNNNNNNNNNNNNNNNNNNNNNNNNNNNNNNNNNNNNNNNNNNNNNNNNNNNNNNNNNNNNNNNNNNNNNNNNNNNNNNNNNNNNNNNNNNNNNNNNNNNNNNNNNNNNNNNNNNNNNNNNNNNNNNNNNNNNNNNNNNNNNNNNNNNNNNNNNNNNNNNNNNNNNNNNNNNNNNNNNNNNNNNNNNNNNNNNNNNNNNNNNNNNNNNNNNNNNNNNNNNNNNNNNNNNNNNNNNNNNNNNNNNNNNNNNNNNNNNNNNNNNNNNNNNNNNNNNNNNNNNNNNNNNNNNNNNNNNNNNNNNNNNNNNNNNNNNNNNNNNNNNNNNNNNNNNNNNNNNNNNNNNNNNNNNNNNNNNNNNNNNNNNNNNNNNNNNNNNNNNNNNNNNNNNNNNNNNNNNNNNNNNNNNNNNNNNNNNNNNNNNNNNNNNNNNNNNNNNNNNNNNNNNNNNNNNNNNNNNNNNNNNNNNNNNNNNNNNNNNNNNNNNNNNNNNNNNNNNNNNNNNNNNNNNNNNNNNNNNNNNNNNNNNNNNNNNNNNNNNNNNNNNNNNNNNNNNNNNNNNNNNNNNNNNNNNNNNNNNNNNNNNNNNNNNNNNNNNNNNNNNNNNNNNNNNNNNNNNNNNNNNNNNNNNNNNNNNNNNNNNNNNNNNNNNNNNNNNNNNNNNNNNNNNNNNNNNNNNNNNNNAAGGCCGGGGTCGTAGCGCCAGGGGCGGCCCCGCTGGCCCTTGGGGGTGGGTGGAGCCACCTCCCGGGCCAGGCGCAGGCAGTGTTCCAGCACCTCCTTGGGGCTTGCCTCCCTGCGAAGGAAGCCTCGCTTGCCCATCGGGGCGGGAATATACGCCCATTATCCCGACCTTTGCAAGGCAAGCCCCTATACCCTTGACATTCACAGACTCATTGGTATATCATAGCCGCCAACCCGCCTTGGGCGGGGAAAGGAGGCCGTAGATGGGGCTATCGGAAGCGGTAGAGCGGGAGATCGCCCACCTCGAGGCCATGCTGGCCCGCCTCGAGGCCGGCGAGGAGGACCCGGAGGACTTCCGGATCTACCGGCTCAAGAATGGCATTTACGGCATCCGGGGCCGCCCCGAGCACCACATGGTCCGCATCAAGCTCCCGGTGGGGCTGGTAACCCCCGAGGCCTTGAGGGTCCTTGCGGACGTGGCGGAGCGCTACACGGAAAACCGCCTGGCCCACGTGACCACCCGCCAGGCGGTCCAGCTCCACCACGTGCACCGCCGGGACGTGCCCAAGGTGCTCCGGGCGGTGAACGCCGTGGGCCTCACCACAAGGGAGGCCTGCGGCCACTCCATCCGGGCCATCACCTGCTGCCCCTACGCCGGAGTCTCCCCAGAGGAGCCCTTTGACGTGACCCCCTACGCCCTGGCCGCCTACCGCTACTTCCTCCGCCACCCCGTGGGGCAGAACCTGCCCCGGAAGTTCAAGGTCGCCTTTGAGGGGTGCGCCACGGACCACGCCCGCACCCCCATCCACGACATCGGGGTGGTAGCGGCGGTGGAAGGGGGCAGGAGGGGCTTCCGCATCTACGTGGGCGGGGGCCTGGGGGCCGCCCCCATGAGCGCAGAGCTCTTGGAGGCCTTCACTCCCGAGGAGGACCTCCTGCCCACCATGCTGGCCGTCATCCGCCTCTTTGACCGCCACGGCAACCGCCAGGTCCTCACCCAGGCCCGCCTCAAGTTCCTGGTGAAAAAGTGGGGGATCGCCGCCTTCCGGGAGGCGGTGCGGGAGGAAAGGCGCCTGGTGAAGCTCACGGCCACGGGGGAGGACCTGAAGGCCTGGGCCCCGCCTCCCCCTCCCGAACCCCCCAGGCTCCCCTCGCCTCCCAGGAAACCCCTCTCCTTCGCCCCCGGGTTTGACGCCTGGCGGCGCACCAACCTTTACCGGCAGAAGCAGGAGGGCTTCTACACCGTGGCCGTGCGCCTCCCTCTAGGGGACATTTCCCCGGAGGGCCTGAGGGCCTTGGCCGCCATCGCCGAGACCTACGCCGCCGAGGTGCGGAGCGCCATCAGCCAAAACCTCCTCCTCCGCTTCGTTCCCGAGGAGGCCTTGGGGGGCCTCTACGAGGCCCTCCTGGAGGCAGGGCTGGCCCAGCCCGGGGCCCACACCCTTCTGGACATCACCCGCTGCCCCGGAGCCGACACCTGCAACCTGGCCATCACCCACTCCCGAGGGCTCGCCCAGGCCCTGGAGGGGCACCTCGCTCCCCTCCCCCTGGCCCAGGACCCCAACGCCAAGGCCATCAGCCTCAAGATCTCCGGTTGCCCCAACTCCTGCGGCCAGCACCACATCGCCGACCTCGGCTTCTACGGCTCAAGCCGCAAGGTGGGGGAAAGGGAGGTGCCCCACTACGTCC encodes:
- a CDS encoding nitrite/sulfite reductase — its product is MGLSEAVEREIAHLEAMLARLEAGEEDPEDFRIYRLKNGIYGIRGRPEHHMVRIKLPVGLVTPEALRVLADVAERYTENRLAHVTTRQAVQLHHVHRRDVPKVLRAVNAVGLTTREACGHSIRAITCCPYAGVSPEEPFDVTPYALAAYRYFLRHPVGQNLPRKFKVAFEGCATDHARTPIHDIGVVAAVEGGRRGFRIYVGGGLGAAPMSAELLEAFTPEEDLLPTMLAVIRLFDRHGNRQVLTQARLKFLVKKWGIAAFREAVREERRLVKLTATGEDLKAWAPPPPPEPPRLPSPPRKPLSFAPGFDAWRRTNLYRQKQEGFYTVAVRLPLGDISPEGLRALAAIAETYAAEVRSAISQNLLLRFVPEEALGGLYEALLEAGLAQPGAHTLLDITRCPGADTCNLAITHSRGLAQALEGHLAPLPLAQDPNAKAISLKISGCPNSCGQHHIADLGFYGSSRKVGEREVPHYVLLLGGRTREGEARFGQVVGRVPARRVPEAVERILRRYLEERQNGESFPAYLDRVGAASFKPLLQDLQEVPPYEEAPEFYQDLGAEGKAFSVRLGRGECAV